A genomic segment from Pollutimonas thiosulfatoxidans encodes:
- a CDS encoding anti-virulence regulator CigR family protein, translating into MKQDRRYALAVLVLKERIMRTRMVLAASVMAVCSLALSAQAAPPEGKGSDNRANNSGNPDKGGKGNPHAWDNSGNRNPGLGDLVYAGITAVLAREYALDFGLSGYSTLPPGIRKNLARGKPIPPGIAKKMVPSSLLGRLPRHPGYEWRVAGTDLILISVATAVVADILYDVFD; encoded by the coding sequence TTTGGCTGTTTTGGTCCTGAAGGAACGTATTATGCGAACACGTATGGTGTTAGCTGCATCTGTTATGGCAGTCTGCTCACTGGCGTTGTCTGCCCAAGCAGCGCCGCCTGAGGGCAAAGGCTCTGATAACCGGGCAAATAATTCCGGCAACCCGGACAAGGGTGGCAAGGGCAACCCGCATGCATGGGATAACTCAGGTAATAGAAATCCCGGACTTGGTGACCTCGTGTATGCCGGGATCACCGCTGTCCTGGCTCGCGAGTACGCGCTGGATTTTGGACTGAGCGGCTATTCTACGCTGCCGCCCGGTATACGAAAGAACTTGGCGAGAGGCAAGCCCATCCCTCCTGGGATCGCCAAGAAAATGGTGCCTAGCTCGCTCTTAGGTCGTCTGCCAAGACACCCCGGCTACGAATGGCGTGTAGCGGGTACTGATTTGATCCTGATCTCTGTGGCTACAGCAGTCGTTGCCGATATCTTGTACGACG